The following is a genomic window from Vibrio cyclitrophicus.
CAAAGGTAATAACCATATTCTTTCGGTGTTAGCTTAATATCGACACCATTGACCGAAAGCGTTTTTGCTTTATCGTTCATGGTCAATGTAATGCCCTTTTGGTGTAAGGCATTAATGCTCGCTACTGTTTTACTAAAAGAGGTTTGATCAATATCTTGCAGCAAATTACCATCAATTAAATGACGCATACGTACAAACGGGATCTCCGCTAAAGTCACTTCAGCATCACGAGTATTTAAACTTAATGTACGATTACCCTTTTTAACCTCAATGTAGTTATCTTGTTTGGTCGGATAAAAGAACTGGTCACAAAATTCAAACTCTTCGTTAATAAAAACATGGCTCAACATATCTTGCTCACGACCCAATAGTGACATCGCATTGCCCATGTAAAAAGACATAGATTTTCGTCCCCCCGCAATCGATGCATGAATACGGGTGTCCTGCTGCTTGGTAAAGCTAGCGATAATATTCATGATCGAATCGGCTATATAACTCTGGTCTTCTTCTCGTTTTCCATTAAATATGGGCTCACCAGAAGCGTCTTTCATCAGTAATATGTGACGCTGATCAAATTCGATATGCGGCATATTGTACTCAGTAAGCAATTTATTAAGTTGTTGATCGTCAATAAGACTTTTGACTAATTTTTGCTTGGCGTTCTCTGATGTGATGACATATATTTCTTCAGGAAATGTCTTACCTTGAGTGAACAAGGCGTACAACGTCTCTGTTAATACTTGTGGGCTAGTCCCCATGACAGAAATTAATATCTCTTTCATTAATTTGCCCTTATATATTTATTTACATGGTTATTATTGAGCATTTCAACAATAACCATAAAACTTGTATTTCAACTAAAATAATCATACCTGATATGTCGACAATGATGCGAAAAACAAACTTGTAAAAGCTCTCTTTTTATCTATTTACTAAATATAAACTACTCAATAGTAATAAGTTGCATGATGGTGTCACCTGAGTATAAACGTTGACTAACACCTATCGACAGTTCTTCGATCAAGCCTGACTGATGACACACCACGGTTTCACTGTTCCCTTCAGCATTGTCATATTCAAAAATCATATCGCCCACTTTTAACAGCTGCCCTTGATGACAGTAGATTTTACGAACGATGCCACTAGCGGCCGTCTTTGGTAACGATATTCGCTCCCTTTGACACAAGGTTTTAAACTCCGCTTGATAACCGCGCTCTTCAACCAGTGCTAACAGATCTTCCTTGTTGATGTTGCCGGTTCGATATAGCAACTCTATCTGCTCTAACTTCAGGTTAGGATGGTGCAATGCCGCTTCAAACTCTCTCCGAGTGGTTACCATCTCATTAGGGTTACTGTTCGACCAGACGCCAGATTGGGTAAAATCAAATCCCATGGTTCCTTTAAAATTCGATATCTTTGCAGTTAGTAACTCGACGGGACAATTGTGATTTTTTAATACAGACTCTCTCACCAAAAGATCGTTATCGTCAGCCAACTTGCTCAGAACTTGTGCCGAGGTAAAATGGTTTGATGCGACCTGCTTTCTGACCATAGGGTCGGTGTGTTGATATTGGTCGGCCAACTGTTGGTATTGTGCCTCTGTATAGGACGCAGGCTTAAAATTATTTTCAAGAAAAAAGGTCTTTAATTCATCCAACTGGTGCTTATTCTGTTTTCCTAAAGGGATCACTTCCTTGACTGCGTTCAGCAAATTCTGATTGGATAACAAGCAATTATCTAAAAAAGCACTTTCTAGAGCGGTATTGACCAACGTTTCAAGGTCGGAGCCACTGAAAAGTTCGGTTTGTTTTGCTACCACCTTGAGGTCAATATGGCTGATAGGCTTACCCTGTAGGTGCACCGACAAAATTTGCTCGCGCTCATAACAATTAGGGAAGTCAACATAAAAAATGTCGTCAAACCTTCCCTTTCGTAATAATTCTGAGGGCAAACTTTTAATATTATTCGCAGTGGCGATCACAAAGGTGGTGCTGGATTTCTCTTGCATCCATGTTAGTAACAAACCAAGTAATCGTGTTGTTATTTCACCGTTACCACCACTCCCACCAATACCTGAAAAAGCTTTCTCAATCTCATCGATCCACAACACGCAAGGACTGGCTTGGTCGGCTAAATTTAATGCCTCACGCATGTTTTTTTCACTTTCACCAACGTATTTCCCCATCAATCGACCTAGATCGAGTCGAAATAAAGGATACTGTAACTTTTCAGCAACCAACTTTGCTGAAAGAGACTTACCACAGCCAGGTATCCCAGCGAGCAGCACGCCCTTTGGCGCAGGCAAACCATATTTTTCTTGGTTCTCACTCCTTTCAATAACGCGACGCTTTTTATCTAACCATAAAGTGAGATTATCTAACCCTGCTAATTTTACGCTCCCCTGATTCGGCATACTGATCACCTCAAGTAAGCCGCTGTTGGTAATAATCTGTTCTTTTACCTCTTTGACCAACTTTAGGGCTCTTGCATCGAATTTTTTCTGATACTGTACTTTTATCGAGCTAAGTAGTTGCTCGATAACCTCAAGCTCCAACCCAATGCATAAAGACACAAACTGGTTTTTAACCTCGGTAGTAGTAGTACAACCATTCTGTTTAATAAACCGCTCAACTAATTGTTTTATCTGTGACTTGAATAAAGGCTTTAGTTGATACTGATGACACAAACCTTGCAATTCTTCGTATTGAAAGGTCGTTTCAGTACACAACATCACGGCACAAACGCCACGATGATGACGCTGAATACGCAATAATAATTGCTGTAATCGAGCTACTGTTGCGGGGGTTTCTGCTAATGCTTTCTGAGCATTTTTTACTACAATCAATACATTATCTAGATTGAGATCATCCAGTTCTTTCAAGCAAGTATATAATGATGGCGGATTGATATCGTACTCTTGAACACTTCGTTTATTCTTAAAATCAACCCAGCCATCACTGAGATTCCATTCTTTAATTTGGGACATTGCCAATGCATCTGCTACGTGTTGAATTAATTTATCACTACGTAGATACTCATGACTGTGTAGTTGAATCCCAGGCACACCAGATTGAATCGCGTAAATCATGGGTTGAACGATTGGATTACTTGACATAGAAGAGCCTTATCTACTTAAATTATGATACAAAATCTGCGTTACTTTCCATCTAACTAAACAGTGAACCGACAAAGCCACAAACTGAAGAGACGGAACTTCTGAGACTAGAACTCAATGAAGTAACACTGCGAGCCACCGAGCTGACTATGGCTTTTCCTGCTTGATAGATCCCCTCCCCCACAGCACTGCCAGCCATACCACCAAGCAATCCGCCAGCTACACCGCCTAGCACAGTACCTACCGGACCAAACACACTGCCTAACCCAGCCCCTACACTGGCTAGTTTTCCGCCTGTAGCTATCGCTCCAACCATGCTGACACTGGCACAACCTGCTTGGTCTACAGCTTCTTTTCCGGTCAACTCACCTTTTGAAAACTTATACAAGATTTTGCTATTTTCGATCCCCAATGTGACGCAATTGGCAATATTACCCACCGGTGTATTTTTTAACGCCTTACCAAACCAGCCGCTTTTTATCGCCACCGTCATCGCCCCCGTTATCGCCACAGCAATACCAGTCTGACCTGCAGTTCGAATAGAAGCGTAGATAAACTCTTGTAGATCCAACTCAACGTCAGGATTTTTTTTGCCTGTGAAACCATTCCAAATCCGGCGCCCTAAAATACGTCCTCCCTGAAACCCCACTGACAACAAAGCCCCGGCAGCCGCCTGTTTAGCGATATTTTTT
Proteins encoded in this region:
- the csm6 gene encoding CRISPR-associated ring nuclease Csm6, encoding MKEILISVMGTSPQVLTETLYALFTQGKTFPEEIYVITSENAKQKLVKSLIDDQQLNKLLTEYNMPHIEFDQRHILLMKDASGEPIFNGKREEDQSYIADSIMNIIASFTKQQDTRIHASIAGGRKSMSFYMGNAMSLLGREQDMLSHVFINEEFEFCDQFFYPTKQDNYIEVKKGNRTLSLNTRDAEVTLAEIPFVRMRHLIDGNLLQDIDQTSFSKTVASINALHQKGITLTMNDKAKTLSVNGVDIKLTPKEYGYYLWLSMQPNRRLLADRAFFDDKECARAFLDIYRNLTNDQRLLKTFGLDIDAIDEGFEWNESLFLKIEGIPRQIVQEARSTINRKIKEALPTEAFYKIGIQSEKSEGYATYWLDNDFTIQVIPIKKVDTEFTQINQLDKLFAH
- a CDS encoding AAA family ATPase, giving the protein MSSNPIVQPMIYAIQSGVPGIQLHSHEYLRSDKLIQHVADALAMSQIKEWNLSDGWVDFKNKRSVQEYDINPPSLYTCLKELDDLNLDNVLIVVKNAQKALAETPATVARLQQLLLRIQRHHRGVCAVMLCTETTFQYEELQGLCHQYQLKPLFKSQIKQLVERFIKQNGCTTTTEVKNQFVSLCIGLELEVIEQLLSSIKVQYQKKFDARALKLVKEVKEQIITNSGLLEVISMPNQGSVKLAGLDNLTLWLDKKRRVIERSENQEKYGLPAPKGVLLAGIPGCGKSLSAKLVAEKLQYPLFRLDLGRLMGKYVGESEKNMREALNLADQASPCVLWIDEIEKAFSGIGGSGGNGEITTRLLGLLLTWMQEKSSTTFVIATANNIKSLPSELLRKGRFDDIFYVDFPNCYEREQILSVHLQGKPISHIDLKVVAKQTELFSGSDLETLVNTALESAFLDNCLLSNQNLLNAVKEVIPLGKQNKHQLDELKTFFLENNFKPASYTEAQYQQLADQYQHTDPMVRKQVASNHFTSAQVLSKLADDNDLLVRESVLKNHNCPVELLTAKISNFKGTMGFDFTQSGVWSNSNPNEMVTTRREFEAALHHPNLKLEQIELLYRTGNINKEDLLALVEERGYQAEFKTLCQRERISLPKTAASGIVRKIYCHQGQLLKVGDMIFEYDNAEGNSETVVCHQSGLIEELSIGVSQRLYSGDTIMQLITIE